A portion of the Corynebacterium jeikeium genome contains these proteins:
- a CDS encoding acetyl-CoA acetyltransferase: MFPTRTQKNMSTSTTFTGKRPSLEHQDDGNVRTYSDDPFRARFGHRLPRGLRQEARGMNWQKFKDTYSPTSGPVQIKNFEATRGTLGRWNFNADLTLTDKDDHTHTFTQEITAMGPVSACTNLLADAGYRVEIVEFHQFEIFEATATFVYAGHNNDHVWTMGFGQTPEASVLSALVCAANRLHG, from the coding sequence ATGTTTCCCACTCGCACCCAGAAGAACATGTCCACTTCGACGACGTTCACGGGCAAGCGCCCTTCGTTGGAGCACCAGGACGACGGCAATGTGCGAACTTATTCCGACGATCCATTTAGGGCTCGATTCGGACATCGCCTGCCTCGAGGCTTAAGGCAAGAAGCTCGTGGCATGAACTGGCAGAAGTTCAAGGACACCTACTCCCCCACGAGCGGCCCGGTTCAGATCAAGAATTTCGAGGCAACCCGCGGCACCCTGGGGCGCTGGAATTTCAACGCTGACTTAACACTGACCGACAAGGACGACCACACCCACACCTTCACCCAGGAGATTACCGCTATGGGGCCGGTGTCGGCTTGCACTAATCTGCTGGCTGATGCAGGTTACCGCGTGGAAATCGTGGAATTCCACCAGTTCGAAATCTTCGAAGCTACCGCTACCTTTGTCTATGCAGGTCACAACAATGACCATGTGTGGACCATGGGCTTCGGCCAGACTCCGGAGGCTTCCGTGCTCTCCGCTTTGGTCTGCGCTGCTAACCGCCTGCATGGGTAG
- the groL gene encoding chaperonin GroEL, whose product MAKMIAFDEEARRGLETGLNTLADAVKVTLGPKGRNVVLERKWGAPLITNDGVSIAREIELEDPYEKIGAELVKEVAKKTDDVAGDGTTTATVLAQALVSEGLRNVAAGSNPMGIKRGIEKAVTAVTEKLLESAKDIETKEQIAATAGISAADPAIGELIATAMDKVGKEGVITVEEANTFGLDLELTEGMRFDKGYISGYFATDMERQEAVLEDPYILLVSGKISNIKDLLPLLEKVMQSGKPLLIIAEDVEGEALSTLVVNKIRGTFKSVAVKAPGFGDRRKAMLQDMAILTDGQVISEEVGLSLETADLPLLGRARKVVVTKDETTIVEGAGEQSAIEGRVNQIRAEIENSDSDYDKEKLQERLAKLAGGVAVIKAGAATEVELKERKHRIEDAVRNAKAAVEEGIVAGGGSALLQVSHVLDDELGLTGDEATGVRIVRAALAAPLRQIALNAGFEAGVVTEKVASLPQGEGLNAATGEYIDLMEAGINDPVKVTRSALQNAASIAALFLTTEAVVADKPEPAMPAMPGGDEMGGMGF is encoded by the coding sequence ATGGCTAAGATGATTGCATTTGACGAGGAGGCCCGCCGCGGTCTCGAAACGGGTCTGAACACCCTGGCAGACGCTGTCAAGGTTACGCTGGGCCCGAAGGGTCGCAACGTAGTCCTCGAGCGCAAGTGGGGCGCACCGCTGATCACCAACGACGGTGTCTCCATTGCACGTGAAATCGAACTTGAGGATCCTTACGAGAAGATCGGCGCTGAGCTGGTCAAGGAAGTTGCCAAGAAGACCGACGATGTCGCTGGTGACGGTACTACTACCGCTACCGTTCTGGCTCAGGCTCTGGTTTCCGAGGGTCTGCGCAACGTTGCTGCTGGCTCCAACCCGATGGGCATCAAGCGCGGCATCGAGAAGGCTGTCACGGCTGTTACCGAGAAGCTCCTGGAGTCCGCTAAGGACATTGAGACCAAGGAGCAGATTGCTGCTACCGCTGGTATCTCCGCTGCTGACCCGGCTATCGGTGAGCTGATTGCCACCGCTATGGACAAGGTCGGCAAGGAAGGCGTCATTACCGTGGAAGAGGCCAACACCTTTGGTCTCGACCTGGAGCTGACCGAGGGTATGCGCTTCGACAAGGGCTACATCTCCGGTTACTTCGCCACTGACATGGAGCGCCAGGAGGCCGTTCTGGAGGATCCGTACATCCTCCTGGTTTCCGGCAAGATTTCCAACATCAAGGACCTGCTGCCGCTGCTGGAGAAGGTCATGCAGTCCGGCAAGCCGCTGCTGATCATTGCTGAGGACGTCGAGGGCGAGGCTCTGTCCACCCTGGTCGTCAACAAGATCCGCGGTACCTTCAAGTCTGTCGCTGTCAAGGCTCCGGGCTTCGGTGACCGTCGTAAGGCAATGCTGCAGGACATGGCTATCCTGACTGATGGCCAGGTCATCTCCGAGGAGGTCGGCCTGTCGCTCGAGACCGCTGACCTGCCGCTGCTGGGTCGCGCTCGCAAGGTGGTCGTCACCAAGGACGAGACCACTATCGTCGAGGGCGCTGGCGAGCAGTCCGCTATCGAGGGCCGCGTCAACCAGATCCGCGCTGAGATCGAGAACTCCGACTCCGACTACGACAAGGAGAAGCTGCAGGAGCGCCTGGCTAAGCTCGCCGGCGGTGTTGCAGTTATCAAGGCTGGCGCCGCAACTGAGGTCGAGCTCAAGGAGCGCAAGCACCGCATTGAGGATGCCGTCCGTAACGCAAAGGCTGCTGTGGAAGAGGGCATCGTCGCAGGTGGCGGTTCCGCACTGCTGCAGGTCTCGCACGTGCTTGACGACGAGCTGGGTCTGACCGGCGACGAGGCAACCGGTGTCCGCATCGTGCGTGCGGCTCTCGCAGCTCCGCTGCGCCAGATTGCTCTGAACGCTGGTTTCGAGGCCGGCGTCGTTACCGAGAAGGTTGCTTCCCTGCCGCAGGGTGAAGGCCTGAACGCTGCTACCGGCGAGTACATCGACCTGATGGAAGCTGGCATCAACGACCCGGTGAAGGTTACCCGCTCCGCACTGCAGAATGCCGCTTCCATTGCGGCTCTGTTCCTGACCACCGAGGCTGTTGTCGCTGACAAGCCGGAACCGGCTATGCCGGCAATGCCGGGTGGCGACGAGATGGGCGGCATGGGCTTCTAA
- a CDS encoding dipeptidase: MSIINKELTDALRDHISSQRETIRTQLTELVAFPSVHGTEETKQACIDAAQAVTEMYAELDIELKAHHTVDGSIALSGFVPGSSESAKTVLLYSHYDVQPAGDESAWTADPWTLDERDGRWYGRGTADCKGNVVMHLAALRALRDDALAGHVDMPNIKLIVEGSEERGSAGLNNLIATQPELFDADVILIADVGNAEVGQPTLVTTLRGTADVEVRVDALEQPVHSGMFGGAAPDALAALIRMLDSLRDENGFTSIDGLDCSQRWEGLDYSPETFRADAGVLNGVGLISNEDTSVSDLTWARPSVIVTGIDCPPATNAVNAISSTAMAHINFRIPGGVDPAEAQDALENHLRAHAPWGVKVTVERDELANPFRANVEGKVVQLVADSLSAAYGKETASMGEGASIPLCATLLDAVPGADIALYGVEEPQARIHSADESVDPNEIRDIAIGEAVFLASVNGI, translated from the coding sequence ATGAGCATTATTAATAAGGAACTCACGGACGCCCTGCGAGACCACATCTCCAGCCAACGCGAGACCATCCGCACCCAGCTGACCGAGCTGGTGGCTTTCCCCTCCGTACACGGCACCGAAGAAACCAAACAGGCTTGCATTGACGCAGCTCAGGCGGTTACCGAGATGTACGCAGAGCTGGACATCGAACTGAAGGCGCACCACACCGTCGACGGCTCGATTGCTCTGTCGGGTTTCGTCCCCGGGTCGTCGGAAAGCGCGAAGACCGTACTGCTCTACTCCCATTACGACGTCCAGCCGGCGGGCGACGAATCCGCTTGGACCGCGGATCCGTGGACGCTCGATGAGCGCGACGGTCGCTGGTACGGACGCGGTACTGCCGACTGCAAGGGCAACGTGGTCATGCACCTGGCTGCGCTGCGCGCGCTGCGCGACGACGCTCTTGCGGGCCACGTCGACATGCCAAACATCAAACTCATCGTGGAGGGCTCCGAGGAGCGCGGGTCGGCGGGCCTGAACAACCTCATCGCCACACAGCCAGAGCTTTTCGACGCCGACGTCATCCTCATTGCGGATGTCGGCAATGCCGAGGTTGGCCAGCCGACGCTCGTGACCACTCTGCGCGGCACCGCCGATGTGGAAGTACGCGTCGATGCGCTGGAGCAGCCGGTTCACTCGGGCATGTTCGGCGGCGCAGCCCCGGATGCGCTGGCGGCACTGATTCGCATGCTCGACAGCCTGCGCGATGAAAATGGCTTTACTTCTATTGATGGACTGGACTGCTCGCAGCGGTGGGAGGGCCTGGACTACTCGCCAGAGACTTTCCGCGCTGACGCCGGCGTGCTCAATGGAGTGGGCCTGATTAGCAACGAGGACACTTCCGTCTCCGATCTGACCTGGGCGCGCCCGTCGGTGATTGTGACCGGCATCGACTGCCCACCGGCAACCAATGCTGTCAACGCGATTTCGTCGACCGCCATGGCGCACATTAACTTCCGCATCCCAGGCGGCGTTGATCCGGCTGAGGCGCAGGACGCGCTGGAAAATCACCTGCGCGCACATGCTCCGTGGGGCGTGAAGGTGACGGTCGAACGCGACGAGCTGGCTAACCCGTTCCGGGCCAACGTTGAGGGCAAGGTTGTGCAACTGGTCGCTGACAGCCTGTCGGCCGCCTATGGCAAGGAGACCGCAAGCATGGGCGAGGGCGCCTCAATTCCGCTGTGCGCCACCCTGCTGGACGCCGTACCAGGTGCTGACATCGCGCTTTACGGCGTGGAGGAGCCACAGGCTCGCATCCACTCGGCTGATGAATCGGTCGACCCGAACGAGATTCGCGACATCGCTATTGGCGAGGCGGTTTTCCTGGCCTCTGTCAACGGAATTTAA